One Natrinema marinum genomic window carries:
- a CDS encoding Zn-ribbon domain-containing OB-fold protein, whose translation MTDADNVTDSGFDEWLADAEEDAAYFLECDNGHGSLPPRRVCPDCGSTDLEELALPEAGEIQTFTVTHVPTPAFEEDAPYATAIADFGPVRITGQVVGVDPATVETGLEVELEISISETTGERVIGFRPV comes from the coding sequence ATGACTGACGCAGACAACGTCACTGATTCCGGCTTCGACGAGTGGCTCGCCGACGCCGAGGAGGACGCCGCCTACTTCCTCGAGTGCGACAATGGCCACGGCTCTCTCCCCCCGCGGCGGGTCTGTCCCGACTGCGGTTCGACCGACCTCGAGGAACTCGCCCTCCCCGAGGCCGGCGAGATCCAGACGTTCACCGTCACGCACGTCCCGACGCCGGCCTTCGAGGAGGACGCTCCCTACGCGACGGCCATCGCCGACTTCGGCCCCGTTCGGATCACGGGCCAGGTCGTCGGCGTCGATCCCGCGACAGTTGAGACTGGGCTCGAGGTCGAACTCGAGATATCGATCTCCGAGACGACCGGCGAGCGCGTGATCGGTTTCCGACCGGTCTGA
- a CDS encoding thiolase C-terminal domain-containing protein, translated as MSNVRVAGTGLTPFGNSPERTGRDLFAEASIAAFEESGVPRDDVEALLYGNFMGELAEHQGHQGPLMAEAAGVQAPATRYESACASSGTAVREAVKRIRTGENDVLLVGGAERMTNLGTAGATEALAIAADDLWEVRAGVTFPGAYALMAQAYFDEFGGEREDLAHIAVKNHANALTNDKAQYQSAIEVADVLEAPPVSDPLGLYDACPISDGAAALVLTSEAYAEEHDLDAPVAITGTGQGGDRMALHDREHLARSPAAREAGAEAYADAGVDASDVDLAEVHDCFTIAEVLALEALDLEPIGEGISAARDGRTTADGETPINLSGGLKAKGHPVGATGASQIAEVTDLLAGEHPNSDHVADATTGVAHNAGGTVASATVHVLEVME; from the coding sequence ATGAGTAACGTACGTGTTGCAGGCACAGGGCTGACGCCGTTCGGAAACAGCCCCGAACGGACCGGCCGCGACCTCTTCGCCGAAGCGAGCATCGCCGCCTTCGAGGAGAGCGGCGTCCCCCGAGACGATGTCGAGGCCCTCCTTTACGGGAACTTCATGGGCGAACTCGCCGAACACCAGGGCCACCAGGGCCCGCTGATGGCCGAAGCAGCCGGCGTGCAGGCCCCCGCCACCCGCTACGAGTCCGCCTGCGCCTCGAGCGGCACGGCGGTCCGCGAGGCGGTCAAGCGAATCCGAACCGGCGAGAACGACGTGCTCCTCGTCGGCGGCGCAGAACGAATGACCAACCTCGGCACCGCGGGCGCGACGGAGGCGCTCGCGATCGCCGCGGACGACCTCTGGGAGGTCCGCGCCGGCGTGACCTTCCCCGGTGCGTACGCACTAATGGCTCAGGCGTACTTCGACGAGTTCGGCGGCGAGCGCGAGGACCTTGCCCACATCGCTGTCAAGAACCACGCCAACGCCCTGACTAACGACAAGGCACAGTACCAGAGCGCGATCGAGGTTGCCGACGTGCTCGAGGCCCCGCCGGTCTCCGACCCGCTCGGCCTCTACGATGCCTGTCCGATCTCCGACGGTGCGGCCGCCCTCGTTCTGACGAGCGAGGCGTACGCCGAGGAACACGACCTCGACGCGCCGGTCGCGATCACCGGCACCGGGCAGGGTGGCGACCGGATGGCGCTGCACGACCGCGAACACCTCGCGCGCTCGCCCGCGGCCCGCGAGGCCGGCGCGGAGGCCTACGCCGACGCCGGCGTCGACGCGAGCGATGTCGACCTCGCGGAGGTCCACGACTGCTTTACTATCGCCGAAGTGCTCGCGCTCGAGGCGCTGGACCTCGAGCCGATCGGCGAAGGGATCTCGGCGGCCCGCGACGGGCGGACGACCGCGGACGGCGAGACGCCGATCAACCTCTCGGGCGGCCTGAAGGCCAAGGGCCACCCGGTCGGCGCGACCGGCGCGTCCCAGATCGCCGAAGTCACCGATCTGCTGGCCGGCGAGCATCCCAACAGCGACCACGTCGCGGATGCGACGACCGGCGTCGCCCACAACGCGGGTGGCACGGTCGCGAGTGCGACCGTTCACGTCTTGGAGGTGATGGAGTGA
- a CDS encoding M42 family metallopeptidase: MTSVPFDLELLTELTETSGVPGYEDRVRDLVVRELEATVDRVRTDAMGNVVGTLEGDSDYAVAVAAHMDEIGFMVRHVRGDEDGFGFVELDALGGWDARVLKAQRVTIHAEDEDLPAVIGSPPPHTMDDDEREKKSKVEDVVVDPGLPYEDLHDRVSPGDLVTMAQSTERVGETITGKALDDRICLFAMLEAARRLTEPDVTIHFCATVQEEVGLRGARTLGVDIDPDLALALDVTVANDIPGFDAGKHVTELGDGTAIKLKDSSVITNPKLHGRLQSLAEEREIDYQLEILPSGGTDTAGFQQAAGAKPVGAISVPTRYLHTVTETAHVDDVAATIDLLAAFLETEDGEYDYTL; this comes from the coding sequence ATGACTTCCGTTCCGTTCGATCTGGAACTCCTGACGGAACTGACGGAGACGAGTGGCGTCCCCGGCTACGAGGACCGCGTCCGCGACCTCGTCGTCCGCGAACTCGAGGCGACCGTCGATCGCGTCCGCACCGACGCGATGGGTAACGTCGTCGGGACGCTCGAGGGCGACAGCGACTATGCGGTCGCCGTCGCGGCCCACATGGACGAGATCGGCTTCATGGTCAGACACGTCCGCGGCGACGAGGACGGCTTCGGCTTCGTCGAACTCGACGCGCTCGGCGGCTGGGACGCCCGCGTTCTCAAGGCCCAGCGAGTGACGATCCACGCCGAAGACGAGGACCTGCCGGCCGTCATCGGCTCGCCGCCGCCGCACACGATGGACGACGACGAGCGCGAGAAGAAATCGAAAGTCGAGGACGTGGTCGTCGACCCCGGCCTTCCGTACGAAGACCTGCACGATCGCGTTTCGCCCGGCGATCTCGTCACGATGGCCCAGTCCACCGAGCGCGTCGGCGAGACGATCACCGGCAAGGCGCTAGACGACCGGATCTGTCTCTTCGCCATGCTCGAGGCGGCCCGTCGGCTCACCGAGCCCGACGTAACGATCCACTTCTGTGCGACGGTCCAGGAAGAGGTCGGGCTCCGCGGCGCTCGCACCCTCGGCGTCGACATCGACCCCGACCTCGCGCTCGCGCTCGACGTCACCGTCGCCAACGACATCCCCGGCTTCGACGCCGGCAAGCACGTCACCGAACTCGGCGACGGCACCGCGATCAAGCTCAAGGACTCGAGCGTCATCACGAACCCCAAACTCCACGGCCGGCTTCAGTCGCTCGCCGAGGAGCGGGAGATCGACTACCAACTCGAGATCCTGCCGTCGGGCGGCACCGACACCGCGGGCTTCCAGCAGGCCGCCGGTGCGAAACCCGTCGGCGCGATCTCGGTCCCGACGCGGTACCTCCACACCGTGACCGAGACCGCCCACGTCGACGACGTCGCGGCGACGATCGACCTGCTCGCGGCCTTCCTCGAGACCGAAGACGGCGAATACGACTACACGCTCTGA
- a CDS encoding heme o synthase — translation MATESFPRPIGTRRRFSALLAATALGVYLLLIVGATTSLTNAAASCSTWPTCHAPVDPLNQTEIAIAWAHRLVAVIVGLLVAATAVAAIFGAVSRRVRAVLAAAAVLYVVQIGVGAVTATTGASAIVPGLHLALGLTIFTGVVLALAWDLELATGSDDDAIDSPEPLEELEGDAPSAAERTLPSSRLTRAKLTAFAYFQMMKPRLMWLLCLVAAAGMALAAGPGLEIYTIVATLFGGVLAIGASGTFNHVLERDVDQKMSRTADRPLAVDLIPVRNALAFGLGLTALSLAAFLTINRLAAALGLAAIMFYSVVYTLLLKPNTVQNTVIGGAAGALPALIGWAAVTNEIGWPGLALAGVIFLWTPAHFYNLALAYKDDYARGGFPMMPVVRGETVTRKHIIYYIAATLVSTIALAWITELGTLYAGTVVLFGGIFLWAAVRLHFEQTEAAAFRSFHASNAFLGAVLVAILVDALAF, via the coding sequence GTGGCAACTGAGTCCTTTCCCCGCCCGATCGGCACCCGCCGACGGTTCTCCGCACTGCTCGCAGCGACCGCACTGGGCGTCTATCTCCTATTGATCGTCGGCGCGACGACTTCGCTGACGAACGCCGCCGCGTCGTGTTCGACGTGGCCGACCTGCCACGCCCCGGTCGATCCGCTGAACCAGACCGAAATCGCGATCGCGTGGGCCCACCGGCTCGTCGCCGTCATCGTCGGCCTGCTCGTCGCCGCGACGGCCGTCGCGGCGATCTTCGGCGCTGTCTCGAGGCGCGTTCGCGCGGTACTCGCGGCCGCGGCCGTCCTCTACGTCGTCCAGATCGGCGTCGGGGCCGTCACCGCGACGACCGGGGCCAGCGCGATCGTGCCTGGGCTCCATCTCGCGCTCGGCCTGACGATCTTCACGGGGGTCGTCCTGGCACTCGCCTGGGACTTAGAGCTCGCGACCGGCAGCGACGACGACGCCATCGACTCGCCGGAACCGCTCGAGGAACTCGAGGGAGACGCCCCGTCCGCGGCGGAGCGGACACTCCCTTCGAGCCGGCTGACCCGCGCCAAACTGACCGCGTTCGCCTACTTCCAGATGATGAAACCGCGGCTGATGTGGCTGCTCTGTCTCGTCGCCGCCGCCGGCATGGCGCTCGCGGCTGGACCCGGCCTCGAGATCTACACCATCGTCGCGACGCTTTTCGGCGGCGTCCTCGCGATCGGCGCGAGCGGGACCTTCAACCACGTCCTCGAGCGCGACGTCGACCAGAAGATGTCCCGAACGGCAGATCGGCCGCTCGCGGTCGATCTGATTCCGGTCCGCAACGCGCTCGCTTTCGGCCTCGGGCTGACCGCGCTGTCGCTGGCCGCCTTCCTGACGATCAACCGGCTGGCGGCGGCGCTCGGACTGGCCGCGATCATGTTCTACAGCGTCGTCTACACCCTCCTCCTCAAGCCGAACACGGTCCAGAACACGGTCATCGGCGGCGCGGCGGGCGCGCTGCCGGCCCTGATCGGCTGGGCCGCGGTGACCAACGAGATCGGCTGGCCCGGCCTCGCGCTCGCCGGCGTCATCTTCCTCTGGACGCCAGCACACTTCTACAACCTCGCGCTGGCCTACAAGGACGACTACGCCCGCGGCGGCTTCCCCATGATGCCGGTCGTCCGCGGCGAGACCGTCACCCGGAAACACATCATCTACTACATCGCCGCGACGCTCGTGAGCACGATCGCGCTGGCCTGGATCACGGAACTCGGCACGCTGTACGCCGGGACCGTCGTGCTCTTCGGCGGGATCTTCCTCTGGGCCGCCGTGCGGCTCCACTTCGAACAGACCGAAGCCGCCGCGTTCCGCTCGTTCCACGCCTCGAACGCCTTCCTCGGCGCGGTGCTGGTCGCGATTCTCGTGGACGCGTTGGCGTTCTGA
- a CDS encoding DUF7410 domain-containing protein: protein MPGEPHGRGRTSPSSDPSVATASTREPAFDGRADESTARCPYCDHPFRRDRHEALHRGLEHPERLSDRERAAFERAVREEDGEIRRFRLYALGVLVLLYFGLLILAAFVV, encoded by the coding sequence GTGCCTGGCGAACCGCACGGTCGCGGCCGCACGTCCCCTTCCAGCGATCCTTCGGTAGCGACCGCTTCTACCCGCGAACCCGCGTTCGACGGTCGCGCCGACGAATCCACGGCTCGCTGTCCGTACTGCGACCACCCGTTTCGGCGCGATCGCCACGAGGCGCTCCACCGCGGCCTCGAGCACCCGGAGCGTCTCTCTGATCGTGAGCGCGCCGCGTTCGAGCGCGCCGTTCGCGAAGAAGACGGAGAGATCCGTCGGTTTCGGTTGTACGCGCTCGGGGTTCTCGTCCTGCTGTACTTCGGACTCTTGATCCTCGCCGCGTTCGTCGTCTGA
- a CDS encoding DUF7111 family protein codes for MTDDRTADDNGIRATYEETETERVLAFERVTGGEGATHATAAIAQNLEGYAMLKVRPSADGDELERYYGFDMALDHVGELLGVSPHELPVPEAAADMGM; via the coding sequence ATGACCGACGACCGGACCGCCGACGACAACGGCATCAGGGCGACCTACGAGGAGACCGAAACGGAGCGCGTCCTCGCCTTCGAGCGCGTGACCGGCGGCGAGGGCGCGACGCACGCGACGGCCGCGATCGCACAGAACCTCGAGGGGTACGCGATGCTGAAGGTGCGGCCGTCCGCGGACGGCGACGAACTCGAGCGCTACTACGGGTTCGACATGGCGCTCGATCACGTCGGCGAACTGCTGGGCGTCTCGCCGCACGAGCTGCCGGTGCCGGAGGCCGCGGCAGACATGGGCATGTGA
- a CDS encoding DUF3267 domain-containing protein, giving the protein MSRSDLARARRPLATFRLTRSVAVQWLVVSAVGFFGFAYCFGRVLAWIRGVPLEPIVIAASSPPTIVVWLLVSLGLLACVVVPHELLHGAVMACYGGSPSYGVGVSHFVVPYAYAETSGTDYTRNQLLVALLAPFVGLTAVGLVAMAVVPSPLLVVPLAANAAGSIGDLWMAAALCQYPANVRIGGLPDGGERGFGIYGSSDDTGGRLPGAALVSRFVTGSVGTLVAIATYALFAVMISLAFGSGDVVLGDPDAGWLLVRHDRRPDGSALLEVGDGPLLGLAALGGVIWTTIGTVRRRLEHE; this is encoded by the coding sequence GTGAGCCGTTCGGACCTCGCTCGAGCCCGCCGGCCGCTCGCGACGTTTCGACTCACGCGATCGGTCGCCGTCCAGTGGCTCGTCGTCTCCGCAGTCGGCTTCTTCGGCTTCGCGTACTGCTTCGGCCGCGTCCTCGCGTGGATTCGCGGAGTCCCCCTCGAGCCGATCGTCATCGCCGCCTCCTCGCCGCCGACGATCGTCGTCTGGCTGCTCGTCTCGCTTGGCCTGCTCGCCTGCGTGGTGGTCCCCCACGAACTACTTCACGGCGCGGTCATGGCGTGCTACGGCGGCTCTCCGTCGTACGGCGTGGGGGTCTCCCACTTCGTCGTGCCGTACGCGTACGCCGAGACGAGCGGAACCGACTACACCCGAAACCAGCTGCTCGTCGCCTTGCTCGCACCGTTCGTTGGACTCACGGCCGTCGGGCTCGTCGCGATGGCGGTCGTTCCATCGCCGCTACTGGTCGTGCCGCTGGCGGCGAACGCGGCCGGCTCGATCGGCGACCTCTGGATGGCCGCCGCCCTCTGTCAGTACCCCGCGAACGTTCGGATCGGCGGGCTTCCTGACGGTGGCGAGCGAGGGTTCGGAATATACGGCTCGAGCGACGACACCGGCGGCCGACTCCCGGGCGCGGCGCTCGTCTCGCGGTTCGTGACCGGTAGCGTCGGTACCCTCGTCGCCATCGCGACGTACGCGCTCTTCGCCGTCATGATCTCGCTCGCGTTCGGCTCCGGCGACGTCGTTCTGGGCGACCCGGACGCGGGCTGGCTGCTCGTCCGACACGACCGCCGGCCGGACGGCAGCGCCCTCCTCGAGGTCGGCGACGGCCCGTTGCTCGGGCTGGCTGCGCTCGGCGGGGTCATCTGGACGACTATCGGGACCGTCCGCCGGCGACTCGAGCACGAGTGA
- a CDS encoding helix-turn-helix transcriptional regulator codes for MSKWLRSGRRRDCCFLLAAAEDGELRGQRLKSRLEAHYDERLEPKSFYGSLSALVEAGFVEKRTEGLYDVYALTDAGERRTRDHGEWVRECLEE; via the coding sequence ATGAGCAAGTGGCTCCGGAGCGGCCGCCGACGGGACTGTTGTTTCCTGCTCGCCGCCGCCGAGGACGGCGAACTGCGCGGCCAGCGGCTGAAATCGCGTCTCGAGGCTCACTACGACGAGCGCCTCGAGCCCAAATCGTTCTACGGATCGCTCTCGGCGCTGGTCGAGGCGGGTTTTGTCGAGAAACGCACCGAGGGACTGTACGACGTCTACGCGCTGACTGATGCGGGAGAACGACGGACGCGGGACCACGGCGAGTGGGTCCGGGAGTGTCTCGAGGAGTAG
- a CDS encoding acyl-CoA dehydrogenase: MDFALSAEQQQIRDMVSEFVDEEVVPVADEIDHDDEFPADLVSEMAELGLMGMPFPEEYGGAGLDYHSYAIGLEEISRGSGGLGTIVAAHTSLAGNMLYEFGDDAQKEEFLTPLAAGEDIGAFALSEAGAGSDVPAMDTVAERDGDEYVINGGKLWISNGSVADTVTLFAKTDPDAGNKGITSFIVRPEEDDGFIVEGTEEKLGDKGCPTAELRFDDLRIPDSRRLGEEGDGFVHALKTLNGGRITIAARGVGIARAAFEEARDYANEREQFGQPIGEFQSIKHKLADMDTKIQAARMLMHKAADKKIRGENYIKDASQAKLYASEVSREVANEGIQIHGGYGYTKDFAAQRFYRDAKLNEIYEGTSEVLRNTIGDQLLDE, translated from the coding sequence ATGGACTTTGCACTCTCGGCCGAGCAGCAACAGATTCGGGACATGGTGTCGGAGTTCGTCGACGAGGAGGTCGTCCCCGTCGCCGACGAGATCGACCACGACGACGAGTTCCCCGCCGACCTCGTGAGCGAGATGGCCGAGCTGGGCCTGATGGGGATGCCGTTCCCCGAGGAGTACGGCGGTGCCGGGCTGGACTACCACTCTTACGCGATCGGCCTCGAGGAGATCTCCCGCGGCTCTGGGGGACTGGGGACGATCGTCGCCGCGCACACGTCGCTGGCGGGGAACATGCTCTACGAGTTCGGCGACGACGCCCAGAAGGAGGAGTTCCTGACGCCGTTGGCCGCCGGCGAGGACATCGGTGCGTTCGCGCTCTCGGAGGCGGGCGCGGGCAGCGACGTGCCGGCGATGGATACGGTCGCCGAGCGAGACGGCGACGAGTACGTCATCAACGGCGGGAAGCTCTGGATCTCGAACGGCTCCGTGGCCGATACGGTCACGCTCTTCGCGAAGACCGATCCCGACGCGGGCAACAAGGGTATCACCTCGTTCATCGTCCGGCCCGAGGAGGACGATGGTTTCATCGTCGAGGGAACGGAGGAGAAACTCGGCGACAAGGGCTGTCCGACCGCCGAACTCCGGTTCGACGACCTTCGGATCCCGGACTCGCGGCGGCTCGGCGAGGAGGGTGACGGCTTCGTCCACGCGTTGAAGACCCTGAACGGCGGCCGGATCACGATCGCCGCCCGCGGGGTCGGCATCGCTCGTGCGGCCTTCGAGGAGGCCCGCGACTACGCTAACGAGCGCGAACAGTTCGGCCAGCCCATCGGCGAGTTCCAGTCGATCAAGCACAAGCTGGCCGATATGGACACGAAGATCCAGGCCGCCCGGATGCTCATGCACAAGGCCGCCGACAAGAAGATCCGCGGCGAGAACTACATCAAGGACGCGTCCCAGGCCAAGCTCTATGCCTCCGAGGTGAGCCGCGAGGTCGCCAACGAGGGTATCCAGATCCACGGCGGCTACGGCTACACCAAAGACTTCGCCGCCCAGCGGTTCTACCGCGACGCCAAACTCAACGAGATCTACGAGGGCACCAGCGAAGTGCTGCGCAACACGATCGGTGATCAACTGCTCGACGAGTAG
- a CDS encoding alkaline phosphatase D family protein — protein sequence MADDIDLDGRDEPRRGADDHAELLSELDSHDLSVATDLDAEADAGGFEHDLDADPDDVFPQSVASGGPTATGVILWTRLAPAAFDADEPLAVRVAHDPDLDDVVYEGLVTDAERIRAHDYTVKVDLDGHLEPDCEYHYRFYYRGTASRSGRCRTLPAPGASLESVRFAVLACQNYCNGYYPAFHYVADEDIDFMIHVGDFIYESDDGEFKGFGSYDYPGREKELPSGNGRVWNLEDYRYLYRTYRSDRFLQEALEAHTLIAGWDDHEIVNDLYWDKRTDAPAGDHPRGNDSTFMTDLVADAMHAWWEYMPARVHYDPSGETLQDRFQLWRELEFGDLVTLAMTDERLFRDPPREAIPTPDNVGPHREPPGRTMLGEEQREWLVDTITGSDATWTVWADEVLTVPLRVGSGPLSLYPVQGGWDGYTRERMRITEAIAAADVENFVTLTGDMHCYVAAYSQTSYPGRVTGGEGVAQGDRIGVEFMTPAVTSLNVAEALHLTRGRRRRLTEPLLSWLVPAMNPHIEFFDSHHWGYSVVEITAEACTYVGYAVDKTTNSPDADRGVVAAYRVPEGEVELEDVTECYRSQ from the coding sequence ATGGCGGACGACATCGATCTGGACGGGCGCGACGAGCCGCGACGGGGGGCGGACGACCACGCCGAACTCCTGTCCGAACTCGACTCGCACGATCTCTCGGTCGCGACCGATCTCGACGCCGAAGCCGACGCTGGCGGGTTCGAGCACGATCTCGACGCTGATCCGGACGATGTGTTTCCGCAGTCGGTCGCCAGCGGCGGGCCGACCGCGACGGGGGTGATCCTTTGGACGCGGCTCGCACCCGCCGCTTTCGACGCTGACGAGCCCCTAGCCGTGCGCGTCGCCCACGACCCCGACCTGGACGATGTCGTCTACGAAGGCTTGGTCACCGACGCCGAGCGAATCCGCGCTCACGACTACACGGTCAAAGTCGATCTCGACGGCCACCTCGAGCCCGATTGTGAGTATCACTACCGGTTCTACTACCGCGGGACGGCCTCGCGGAGCGGGCGATGCCGGACGCTGCCCGCGCCCGGCGCGTCCCTCGAGTCCGTGCGGTTCGCGGTGCTCGCCTGTCAGAACTATTGCAACGGCTACTATCCCGCGTTTCACTACGTCGCCGACGAGGACATCGACTTCATGATCCACGTCGGCGACTTCATCTACGAGTCCGACGACGGCGAATTCAAGGGGTTCGGCTCGTACGACTACCCCGGACGCGAAAAAGAGTTGCCGAGCGGAAACGGCCGCGTCTGGAACCTCGAGGACTACCGATACCTGTATCGGACGTACCGCAGCGACCGCTTCCTGCAGGAGGCGCTGGAAGCGCACACGCTAATCGCCGGGTGGGACGACCACGAGATAGTCAACGATCTGTACTGGGACAAGCGGACGGATGCGCCGGCGGGTGATCACCCTCGAGGGAACGACTCCACGTTCATGACAGACCTCGTCGCCGACGCGATGCACGCGTGGTGGGAGTACATGCCCGCTCGCGTTCACTACGACCCGAGCGGGGAGACCCTTCAGGATCGGTTTCAGCTCTGGCGCGAACTCGAGTTCGGCGATCTGGTGACGCTCGCGATGACCGATGAACGCCTGTTCCGCGATCCCCCTCGCGAGGCGATCCCGACGCCCGACAACGTCGGTCCCCACCGCGAACCGCCGGGGCGGACGATGCTCGGCGAGGAGCAACGCGAGTGGCTCGTCGATACCATCACGGGCTCGGACGCGACGTGGACGGTGTGGGCCGACGAGGTCCTGACCGTGCCGCTGCGCGTCGGCTCCGGGCCGCTCTCGTTGTATCCCGTCCAGGGCGGCTGGGACGGCTACACGAGAGAACGGATGCGGATCACCGAGGCGATCGCGGCGGCCGATGTCGAGAACTTCGTCACGCTGACGGGCGATATGCACTGTTACGTCGCGGCCTACTCACAGACATCGTATCCCGGCCGGGTCACGGGCGGAGAAGGCGTCGCACAGGGCGATCGGATCGGCGTCGAGTTTATGACGCCCGCCGTGACCTCGCTCAACGTCGCGGAGGCGCTACACCTGACTCGCGGCCGCCGCCGACGGCTCACCGAACCGCTGCTGTCGTGGCTGGTGCCGGCGATGAATCCCCACATCGAGTTCTTCGACAGCCACCACTGGGGGTATTCGGTGGTCGAAATCACGGCCGAGGCGTGTACGTACGTCGGGTACGCCGTCGACAAGACGACGAACAGCCCCGACGCAGATCGGGGGGTCGTGGCCGCCTATCGCGTGCCGGAGGGCGAGGTCGAACTCGAGGACGTAACCGAGTGCTATCGGTCGCAATAG
- a CDS encoding phytoene/squalene synthase family protein, translated as MTTGQPEPPTDADLEWCYDAVHGVSRTFSITIDRLEEPMARHICLGYLLCRIADTIEDAGHIPPDEQTELLEAYDRLLDPDASESIEAFMNDVEPWIPEDRNEDWTVVAETPRVLRTFESLDEEPREIMREPVRELVDGMAMFTSRYATEGGLRLQTIEELEEYCWYAAGTVGTLITGLVARGTSQNRADELRENARSFALLLQLVNIAKDVEDDYHEENNVYLPAEWLAAEDVDIESVTDEAHHGGVTNVIRRVTGRAESYLDDAQRYLEVVPEHHGNRLSAWAIPYLLAVGTLRELRERPEDVVREGDVKVSRAEVYALLQQFEDGVPRSRLDELRREMSNQPLHQ; from the coding sequence ATGACCACGGGCCAGCCCGAACCCCCCACCGACGCCGACCTCGAGTGGTGTTACGACGCGGTTCACGGCGTTTCGCGGACCTTTTCGATCACGATCGATCGGCTCGAAGAGCCGATGGCGAGACATATCTGTCTCGGCTACCTTCTCTGTAGAATTGCTGACACGATCGAAGACGCCGGACACATCCCGCCGGACGAACAGACCGAATTGCTCGAGGCGTACGACCGACTGCTCGACCCGGACGCGTCGGAATCCATCGAGGCGTTCATGAACGATGTCGAGCCCTGGATCCCCGAGGACCGAAACGAAGACTGGACGGTCGTCGCCGAGACGCCCCGCGTCCTGCGCACGTTCGAGTCGCTCGACGAAGAGCCCCGCGAGATCATGCGCGAACCCGTCCGCGAACTCGTCGACGGAATGGCGATGTTCACCAGCCGGTACGCCACCGAAGGCGGGCTGCGCCTCCAGACCATCGAGGAACTCGAGGAGTACTGCTGGTACGCCGCCGGCACCGTCGGGACGCTGATCACCGGTCTCGTCGCCCGGGGTACCTCCCAGAATCGGGCCGACGAGCTCCGGGAGAACGCCCGGTCGTTCGCTCTGCTCCTCCAGTTGGTCAACATCGCGAAAGACGTCGAGGACGACTACCACGAGGAGAACAACGTCTACCTCCCCGCCGAATGGCTCGCGGCGGAGGACGTCGACATCGAGTCCGTCACCGACGAAGCCCACCACGGCGGCGTCACCAACGTCATCAGACGAGTCACCGGCCGGGCGGAAAGCTATCTCGACGACGCCCAGCGCTACCTCGAGGTCGTGCCCGAACACCACGGCAACCGGCTCTCCGCGTGGGCGATCCCCTACCTGCTCGCGGTCGGCACCCTCCGGGAACTGCGCGAACGCCCCGAAGATGTCGTCCGCGAGGGCGATGTCAAGGTCTCCCGCGCGGAAGTGTACGCCCTCCTCCAGCAGTTCGAGGACGGCGTCCCGCGCTCCCGGCTCGACGAACTCCGGCGGGAGATGTCGAACCAGCCGCTCCATCAGTGA
- a CDS encoding thiol-disulfide oxidoreductase DCC family protein yields MSDAISGDDPVILFDGVCNLCNGFVQFLLPRDTDGIFRFASLQSEVGKELLADHGLPTDKLESIVLIEGDDHYVKSGAVIRIAQLLGGVYGLLGPFRYLPRAIRDRAYDFVAARRYRWFGKKDQCAMPPADVDVNARFLE; encoded by the coding sequence ATGAGCGACGCGATCTCGGGCGACGACCCGGTCATCCTCTTCGACGGCGTTTGCAACCTCTGTAACGGGTTCGTCCAGTTTCTCCTCCCGCGGGATACGGACGGTATCTTCCGCTTTGCTTCGCTCCAGTCCGAAGTCGGCAAAGAGTTGCTCGCCGACCACGGCCTCCCGACGGACAAACTCGAGTCGATCGTCCTGATCGAGGGCGACGACCACTACGTGAAGTCGGGTGCGGTCATCCGGATTGCGCAACTGCTTGGCGGCGTCTACGGCCTGCTCGGCCCGTTCCGGTACCTCCCGCGGGCGATCCGAGACCGCGCGTACGACTTCGTCGCCGCCCGGCGTTACCGCTGGTTCGGCAAGAAAGATCAGTGTGCGATGCCCCCCGCCGACGTGGACGTGAACGCGCGGTTTCTCGAGTAG